In Bernardetia sp., the following proteins share a genomic window:
- the bioB gene encoding biotin synthase BioB has translation MSETPLAHLIKTNWTRQEIAEIYNTPILELIYKGASVHRKFHETSEVQVCTLLSVKTGGCPEDCAYCPQAARYHTDVEASRLLKNQEIISKAKEAKESGSTRFCMGAAWREVRNGREFDRVVDAVKEINEMGMEVCCTLGMLTEEQAQKLKDAGLYAYNHNLDTSEEYYDKIISTRDYSNRLDTLENVRKSGISVCSGGIIGMGEAEEDRIGMLHTLATLPEHPESVPVNALVPVEGTPLEEQEKVSVWEMVRMIATARIIMPRAMVRLSAGRVRMSVEEQALCFLAGANSIFAGDKLLTTPNPDYKSDKELFQILQIKPRQAFKNEN, from the coding sequence ATGTCTGAAACACCACTAGCACATCTTATCAAGACGAATTGGACACGCCAAGAGATTGCAGAAATTTATAATACACCTATATTAGAATTGATTTATAAAGGAGCAAGTGTTCATCGTAAATTTCATGAAACATCAGAAGTACAGGTTTGTACGCTTTTGTCTGTCAAAACTGGAGGCTGTCCAGAAGATTGTGCGTATTGTCCACAGGCTGCACGTTATCATACTGACGTAGAGGCAAGCCGTCTTTTAAAAAATCAAGAAATTATATCAAAAGCTAAAGAAGCCAAAGAATCTGGTAGTACACGTTTTTGTATGGGGGCAGCTTGGAGAGAAGTACGTAACGGAAGAGAGTTTGACAGAGTTGTTGATGCTGTTAAAGAAATTAACGAAATGGGAATGGAAGTGTGTTGTACGCTTGGAATGCTTACTGAAGAACAAGCCCAAAAACTCAAAGATGCAGGGCTTTATGCTTACAACCACAACTTGGATACGAGCGAAGAATATTACGACAAAATTATCAGTACTAGAGATTATTCTAATCGTTTGGATACGTTAGAAAATGTTCGTAAGAGTGGAATTTCAGTTTGTTCGGGTGGAATTATCGGAATGGGAGAAGCAGAAGAAGACCGTATAGGAATGCTTCATACGCTTGCAACGCTTCCAGAGCATCCAGAATCTGTGCCTGTAAATGCACTTGTGCCTGTTGAGGGAACGCCATTAGAAGAGCAAGAAAAAGTTTCGGTTTGGGAAATGGTCAGAATGATAGCGACAGCAAGAATTATTATGCCTAGAGCAATGGTTCGTTTGTCGGCTGGACGTGTCAGAATGAGTGTAGAAGAGCAAGCTCTTTGCTTTTTGGCAGGTGCAAACTCTATTTTTGCTGGAGACAAACTCCTCACAACGCCAAATCCAGATTATAAATCGGATAAAGAGTTATTCCAAATTCTTCAAATAAAGCCACGTCAGGCATTTAAGAATGAAAATTAA
- a CDS encoding site-specific integrase, producing MVIKKFNQLHVNFFAQKLSSGRLSIRVRITIQGQRQNIVTGIVIDEQKQWNNPTIRYHKQAKQYNDRLTIIHNNILECFNRLENLGQEPTALMVKETYKGKTTPPITALQIVYDYLEIKKQEKISDNTLEKYDVLCRDFEAFLIKNNLKTLSANDFKKNHAYDFFLYCKSSPISGKPNSDLVAKRKVSAIKTALEIAFDREKIQKYNLGSTLRDIKVKRKKEEIIFLTPEEIQRLQNKKNLVQRLEEERDVFLFQCATGLAHCDVVLFNQNPHTKLIKRDVQDWIFFTRGKNGKRIEVPLFSTARQILEKYDYVLPIKSNGKRNAYLKEIADLCRIDKNLTTHVARRTFGTILLCFEKVSLPVVSRLLSHSSISVTLKHYAAILPDFVVKEVKHLL from the coding sequence ATGGTTATTAAAAAATTTAATCAGTTGCACGTTAATTTCTTTGCACAAAAATTATCTTCTGGCAGACTGTCCATTAGGGTCAGAATAACAATACAAGGACAGAGGCAAAATATTGTTACTGGAATTGTGATTGATGAGCAAAAACAATGGAATAACCCTACAATCCGTTATCATAAGCAAGCAAAGCAATATAATGATAGGCTTACGATAATTCACAATAATATTTTAGAGTGTTTTAACCGTTTAGAGAATTTAGGTCAAGAACCAACAGCTCTCATGGTTAAAGAAACATACAAAGGGAAAACAACACCTCCTATAACTGCTTTACAAATAGTTTATGATTACTTAGAAATCAAGAAACAGGAAAAAATAAGCGATAATACATTAGAGAAATATGATGTATTATGTAGAGATTTTGAAGCCTTTTTGATAAAGAACAACCTCAAAACCCTTTCTGCAAACGATTTTAAAAAAAATCACGCATACGACTTTTTCCTATATTGCAAATCAAGTCCAATTTCGGGCAAACCTAATTCAGATTTAGTTGCAAAACGTAAAGTATCTGCAATAAAAACAGCTTTAGAAATAGCCTTTGATAGAGAAAAAATACAGAAATACAATCTAGGTTCTACTTTAAGGGATATTAAAGTCAAGAGAAAAAAAGAAGAGATTATTTTTCTTACACCAGAAGAAATACAACGACTACAAAATAAAAAAAACTTAGTTCAGCGTCTTGAAGAAGAAAGAGACGTTTTTTTGTTTCAATGTGCTACTGGACTTGCTCATTGTGATGTTGTTTTGTTTAATCAAAATCCACACACAAAACTCATCAAGAGAGATGTGCAAGATTGGATTTTCTTTACAAGAGGCAAAAATGGTAAACGTATAGAAGTCCCCTTATTCTCTACAGCTAGACAGATTTTGGAAAAATATGACTATGTTTTACCAATAAAATCAAATGGAAAAAGAAATGCTTATCTAAAAGAGATAGCAGACCTTTGTAGAATAGATAAAAACCTTACCACCCATGTAGCTAGACGTACATTTGGAACAATTTTACTTTGTTTCGAAAAAGTAAGTCTGCCTGTGGTTTCTAGGTTATTATCTCACTCCAGTATTTCAGTAACTCTTAAACATTATGCTGCTATACTTCCAGATTTTGTTGTAAAAGAGGTAAAACACCTACTGTAA